A genome region from Archaeoglobus fulgidus DSM 4304 includes the following:
- a CDS encoding TatD family hydrolase, with product MYFDSHLHSEGLGFSELVKLKENGIKEVCSLAFFPVKPKYPQTMIDVFRKLTEFEPLRCEAAGVKMHPAVGIHPRCIPPDYEFVLGYLEEGEWVAFGEIGLELVTDEEIEVLKSQLELAKRMDVPCIIHTPRGNKLKATRKTLEILESLDFPADLAVIDHVNFETLDMVLETEYWIGLTVQPGKLSAEDAARIVAEHGPERFMLNSDAGYRDVEITTVAEAAVKIEEAVGREEMEKVARENARKFLRVLE from the coding sequence ATGTATTTCGACTCACATCTTCATTCAGAGGGTCTGGGCTTCTCCGAGCTTGTTAAGCTGAAGGAAAACGGAATAAAGGAGGTTTGCAGCCTCGCCTTCTTTCCCGTGAAGCCAAAATACCCTCAGACCATGATAGATGTCTTCAGAAAGCTAACAGAATTCGAGCCTCTCAGATGTGAGGCTGCAGGGGTTAAGATGCATCCCGCTGTTGGAATTCATCCGCGCTGCATTCCTCCTGACTATGAGTTCGTGCTGGGCTACCTTGAAGAGGGGGAGTGGGTTGCCTTCGGCGAAATAGGGCTTGAGCTTGTAACTGATGAGGAGATTGAAGTTCTCAAATCGCAGCTCGAGCTGGCGAAGAGGATGGACGTGCCGTGCATAATTCACACACCGAGAGGAAACAAGCTAAAAGCAACAAGGAAAACCCTCGAAATCCTCGAAAGTCTCGACTTTCCCGCAGACCTTGCGGTAATAGACCACGTGAACTTCGAAACACTCGACATGGTTCTTGAGACTGAGTACTGGATTGGCCTCACAGTTCAGCCAGGAAAGCTTTCTGCCGAGGACGCTGCAAGAATAGTGGCTGAACACGGCCCGGAGAGGTTCATGCTGAACAGCGATGCGGGTTACAGGGATGTAGAAATAACCACGGTGGCGGAGGCTGCTGTAAAGATTGAGGAGGCTGTGGGCAGGGAGGAGATGGAGAAGGTTGCGAGGGAAAACGCCAGAAAATTTTTGAGGGTGTTGGAATGA
- a CDS encoding PAS domain S-box protein has protein sequence MVKFKLFALITVCTLFILNPVSALKVGVYDNPPLVFVENGEAKGFFIDILEYIAEEEGWSIEYVHDTFPRLLDKLERGEIDLLVDIAYTEERAEAYKFNDEAVFTNWGVVVGKQNLDSVLKLDGLKVAGVKRDVYTAELKRLVDEFNLNCQIFEIEGDYREVFEKVKAGRADAGVVSRIYASLYASDYGLKESSIIFGPVELRFAGRDDNVLGRIDAHLSAMKSDRNSVYYQSLDRWLGPRVEVIPQWVYYAIASLFAVLLAAIALNAYLSRVVAKRTEEVRKNEAFLRAIFNTIQDGISVLDKDMNVIMVNHAMERWYGNVVGKKCYEAYHNRSEPCEECPTIEAMKSGEMKRGVVPGLKGSEVEWLELFSYPLIENGEVKMVVEFVRDITEKKRMEEELRKALESYEYLWNSTNDILYVHDMRGCFTRVNRRAMELLGYEEGENVTVWDVVPESHHELVREKIREVVETKKPTEPFELPVKAKSGEILWLEVIAHPVIEKGEVVAVHGVARDVTERKKFIDEIGENIRLVSHLVDRIRNPLAAARAFCELREKLGGEAFEKVISNIDRVTELIEDLDRVWANLERLRRGLKRP, from the coding sequence ATGGTGAAGTTCAAGTTGTTCGCATTAATCACGGTTTGTACCCTATTCATTCTAAATCCAGTCTCAGCTCTAAAAGTTGGTGTTTACGACAACCCTCCTCTTGTTTTCGTCGAAAACGGTGAGGCTAAAGGCTTCTTCATTGACATACTCGAATACATCGCAGAAGAAGAGGGGTGGAGCATTGAGTACGTTCATGACACCTTCCCCCGGCTGTTGGATAAGCTTGAGAGGGGTGAGATAGACCTTCTGGTGGATATAGCGTACACGGAGGAGAGGGCTGAAGCTTACAAGTTCAATGATGAGGCCGTTTTCACTAACTGGGGAGTGGTTGTGGGAAAACAGAACCTTGACTCTGTTTTGAAGCTTGATGGTTTAAAGGTTGCTGGAGTGAAAAGGGACGTTTACACCGCGGAACTGAAACGGCTTGTTGATGAGTTCAATCTAAACTGCCAGATATTTGAGATTGAGGGGGATTACAGGGAAGTTTTCGAGAAAGTTAAGGCTGGTAGGGCAGACGCTGGAGTGGTTTCGAGAATATACGCCTCCCTCTACGCCTCAGATTACGGCTTGAAGGAGAGCAGCATCATTTTCGGCCCGGTTGAGCTCAGATTCGCAGGGAGAGACGATAACGTGCTTGGGAGAATAGATGCCCATCTAAGCGCCATGAAATCCGACCGCAACTCTGTTTACTATCAATCTCTCGACAGGTGGTTGGGGCCGAGGGTTGAGGTGATTCCCCAGTGGGTTTACTACGCGATTGCGTCCCTTTTTGCTGTGCTGCTGGCTGCAATTGCGCTCAATGCATACCTCAGCAGGGTTGTTGCAAAGAGGACAGAGGAGGTTAGGAAGAATGAGGCCTTCCTGAGAGCCATTTTCAATACCATACAGGATGGAATCAGCGTTCTGGACAAGGATATGAACGTTATAATGGTTAACCACGCAATGGAGAGGTGGTATGGAAATGTTGTGGGAAAGAAGTGCTACGAAGCGTACCACAACCGCAGTGAACCGTGCGAGGAGTGCCCAACTATTGAAGCGATGAAAAGCGGTGAAATGAAAAGAGGAGTAGTTCCGGGGCTGAAGGGTTCTGAAGTGGAATGGCTTGAGCTCTTCAGCTATCCTCTCATTGAAAACGGAGAGGTCAAGATGGTTGTGGAATTCGTCAGGGACATTACGGAGAAAAAGCGCATGGAGGAGGAGCTGAGAAAAGCTCTGGAGAGCTACGAGTATCTATGGAACAGCACCAACGACATCCTTTACGTCCACGACATGCGGGGTTGCTTTACAAGGGTAAACAGAAGGGCTATGGAGCTTCTTGGGTATGAAGAGGGAGAGAACGTCACTGTATGGGATGTCGTTCCCGAGTCCCACCATGAGTTGGTTAGGGAGAAAATAAGAGAAGTTGTTGAAACAAAAAAGCCAACGGAGCCGTTTGAGCTGCCGGTTAAAGCGAAGAGCGGTGAGATACTGTGGCTTGAGGTTATCGCACACCCTGTAATTGAAAAGGGAGAAGTTGTTGCCGTGCACGGTGTTGCGAGGGATGTTACAGAGAGGAAAAAGTTCATAGACGAGATTGGTGAGAACATAAGGCTGGTTTCTCACTTGGTGGACAGAATAAGGAATCCTCTCGCTGCTGCGAGAGCCTTCTGCGAGTTAAGGGAAAAACTCGGAGGTGAAGCCTTTGAGAAGGTAATCTCAAACATAGACAGGGTTACGGAGCTTATTGAAGACCTCGACAGAGTATGGGCGAATCTTGAGCGGCTGAGAAGGGGACTTAAGAGGCCCTGA
- a CDS encoding deoxycytidylate deaminase, translating to MKRPTLDEYFMEIASVVAKRSTCLRQHVGAVIVKDKRILATGYNGAPSGLPHCEEVGCLRDRMSVPSGERQELCRGVHAEQNAIIQAAKFGISVDGGTLYSTHCPCITCAKIIINAGIKRVVYGKEYADKNGLKLLEEAGVEIEFFPSDSLSKKVKN from the coding sequence ATGAAGAGGCCCACGCTCGATGAGTACTTCATGGAAATCGCCTCGGTTGTGGCGAAGCGCTCCACCTGTCTTAGACAGCACGTCGGGGCCGTCATAGTCAAGGACAAGCGCATTCTTGCCACGGGCTACAACGGAGCGCCTTCAGGCCTGCCACACTGCGAAGAGGTGGGATGCCTGAGGGACAGGATGTCCGTGCCGAGCGGGGAAAGGCAGGAGCTTTGCAGAGGGGTGCATGCGGAGCAAAATGCAATAATACAGGCGGCTAAGTTCGGGATAAGTGTTGATGGTGGTACTCTTTACTCAACTCACTGCCCCTGCATCACGTGTGCGAAAATCATCATCAACGCGGGGATAAAGAGAGTTGTTTACGGGAAGGAGTATGCCGATAAGAACGGTTTGAAGCTTCTGGAGGAGGCAGGAGTGGAGATTGAGTTCTTTCCTTCTGATTCGCTTAGCAAAAAAGTAAAAAATTAA